From Geomonas agri, one genomic window encodes:
- the cysK gene encoding cysteine synthase A gives MSRIYQDNSQSIGNTPLVRLNHVTKGAKATVLAKVEGRNPAYSVKCRIGANMIWDAEERGVLKPGVEIVEPTSGNTGIALAYVAAARGYKLTLTMPETMSIERRRVLAALGANLILTPGSAGMKGAVAKAEEIAASDPARYFLPQQFKNPANPAIHEKTTGPEIWADTDGAVDVIVSGVGTGGTISGIARYLKHTKGKPVIAVAVEPKESPVITQKLAGQELKPGPHKIQGIGAGFIPETLDLSLVDRVEQVDSNEALEFAKRLTKEEGLLVGISSGAAVAAAVRLANLDEFAGKTIVVILPDLAERYLSTALFEEA, from the coding sequence ATGTCCCGTATCTACCAAGATAACTCCCAATCCATTGGCAACACACCGTTGGTGCGGCTGAACCACGTGACCAAGGGGGCCAAGGCAACTGTCCTTGCCAAGGTCGAAGGGCGCAACCCTGCCTACTCGGTCAAGTGCCGTATCGGCGCCAACATGATCTGGGACGCCGAGGAACGTGGCGTGTTGAAGCCTGGGGTTGAGATCGTCGAGCCGACCAGCGGCAACACTGGTATCGCTCTCGCCTACGTCGCCGCCGCGCGCGGCTACAAGCTTACGCTGACGATGCCGGAGACCATGAGCATCGAGCGTCGCAGGGTACTGGCCGCTTTGGGCGCCAACCTGATCCTTACCCCTGGCTCCGCCGGTATGAAAGGCGCTGTTGCCAAGGCTGAGGAAATTGCCGCTTCTGATCCCGCACGTTATTTCCTGCCGCAGCAGTTTAAGAACCCGGCCAACCCGGCTATCCACGAGAAGACCACCGGCCCGGAAATCTGGGCGGATACCGACGGCGCCGTCGATGTCATCGTGTCGGGCGTCGGAACCGGCGGTACCATTTCCGGCATCGCCAGGTATCTCAAGCACACCAAGGGCAAACCGGTCATCGCCGTCGCTGTCGAGCCGAAGGAAAGCCCGGTTATTACCCAGAAACTGGCCGGACAGGAGCTCAAGCCCGGTCCGCACAAGATCCAGGGCATCGGTGCCGGCTTCATCCCGGAAACCCTCGACCTCTCCCTAGTCGATCGCGTCGAGCAGGTCGACAGCAACGAGGCGCTCGAATTCGCCAAGCGTCTGACCAAGGAGGAAGGACTCCTGGTTGGAATCTCGAGCGGCGCCGCCGTGGCTGCCGCCGTGCGCCTTGCCAACCTCGATGAATTTGCCGGCAAGACCATCGTGGTCATCCTTCCGGACCTCGCCGAGCGCTACCTCTCCACAGCACTCTTCGAAGAAGCGTAA
- a CDS encoding HesA/MoeB/ThiF family protein, with translation MKLTEEQINRYSRHILLKEVGGKGQLKLINGKVLVIGVGGLGSPIALYLAAAGVGTIGIADADQVDLSNLQRQIIHSTPDVGKAKVLSAKEKMLAINPKLNVVTYETWVNADNILPMIADYDFIIDGTDNFAAKFLINDACVLAGKPYSHGGILQFDGQTFTVAPGESPCYRCVFPEPPPKEVIPTCSRAGVIGVLPGVIGTLQATEAIKFLLGAGDLLHGRLLTYSALRMRFREVPIRKNPKCPICGDNPTITELKDELDALTVCDLGH, from the coding sequence GTGAAGCTCACCGAAGAGCAGATTAACCGCTATTCCCGGCACATCCTTCTCAAGGAAGTCGGCGGCAAGGGGCAGTTGAAGCTGATAAACGGCAAGGTGCTGGTGATCGGCGTCGGCGGCCTCGGTTCTCCCATCGCCCTCTACCTTGCCGCGGCAGGGGTAGGCACCATCGGCATTGCGGACGCCGACCAGGTCGACCTCTCCAACCTGCAGCGCCAGATCATCCACAGCACCCCGGACGTGGGCAAGGCAAAGGTGCTCTCAGCCAAGGAGAAGATGCTTGCCATCAACCCAAAACTGAACGTGGTAACCTACGAGACCTGGGTCAACGCGGACAACATCCTGCCGATGATCGCCGACTACGACTTCATCATCGACGGCACCGACAACTTTGCGGCCAAGTTCCTGATCAACGATGCCTGCGTTCTGGCTGGCAAGCCCTACTCCCACGGCGGCATCCTGCAGTTCGACGGGCAGACCTTTACCGTGGCCCCGGGCGAGTCCCCGTGCTACCGCTGTGTCTTCCCGGAGCCGCCGCCCAAAGAAGTCATCCCCACCTGCTCGCGGGCTGGCGTGATCGGCGTCCTCCCCGGCGTTATCGGCACCCTGCAGGCCACGGAGGCGATCAAGTTCCTTCTTGGCGCCGGCGACCTGCTGCACGGTCGGCTGCTCACCTACAGCGCGTTGCGCATGCGCTTCCGCGAGGTGCCCATCCGGAAAAACCCGAAGTGCCCGATCTGCGGCGACAACCCGACCATCACCGAACTGAAGGACGAACTCGATGCCCTGACCGTCTGCGATCTTGGGCACTGA
- a CDS encoding M67 family metallopeptidase, giving the protein MLEIPREVLVAVIAQAQEGFPLEVCGLMGGTGNRVASRYPMTNTDASNEHFMMDPKEQFAAVKAMRAAGEEMLAIYHSHPESPAHPSLEDIRLALTPNVCHLILSLENREEPVARAFRISAGNVEPVELIIAG; this is encoded by the coding sequence ATGCTGGAGATCCCTAGGGAGGTACTGGTCGCGGTGATCGCCCAGGCGCAGGAGGGCTTCCCGTTGGAAGTGTGCGGGCTCATGGGAGGTACCGGGAACCGCGTGGCGTCCCGCTACCCGATGACCAACACCGATGCGAGCAACGAGCACTTCATGATGGACCCGAAGGAGCAATTCGCCGCGGTTAAGGCGATGCGTGCCGCTGGCGAGGAGATGCTAGCCATCTACCACTCGCACCCGGAGTCCCCAGCCCACCCCTCGCTGGAGGACATCCGCCTCGCTCTGACCCCCAACGTATGCCACCTGATCCTGTCGCTGGAGAACCGTGAAGAGCCGGTGGCCAGGGCGTTCAGGATCAGTGCTGGCAACGTGGAGCCGGTGGAACTGATCATAGCAGGGTGA
- a CDS encoding 4Fe-4S dicluster domain-containing protein, translated as MAEPKIDLKNLKAGGFIKERGKDLFTVRLRVPGGRMSVDRLAKIARVAQKFGKGYVHLSVRQSIELININFADFDAVVAELGEEQQKVASCGARVRVPTACGGCEYNPNGLVDTQKSALEVDQKLFGTATGHHKFKVCFAGCPFDCPKSAINDVGFQGAVWPKLDVDGCIGCGLCAKSCTEGALSMGADKKPVFDAVKCIYCGDCIKVCPTGAWSAEKKGYTVRIGGKWGRRPLVGTLFATFVPEERVVDFITCVLTWYQEKAEGAGRVRLGDIIIREGWQSLLERLRSEFPQYVVQQTIAPQVIQTQLPLPGQQA; from the coding sequence GTGGCTGAACCGAAGATTGATCTGAAAAACCTGAAGGCCGGCGGTTTCATCAAGGAGCGCGGCAAGGACCTGTTCACGGTGCGCCTGCGCGTGCCCGGCGGCAGGATGTCAGTGGACCGCCTGGCAAAGATCGCAAGGGTTGCACAAAAATTCGGTAAAGGATACGTGCACCTGTCGGTGCGCCAGTCCATCGAACTGATCAACATAAACTTCGCAGATTTCGACGCGGTGGTCGCCGAACTGGGCGAGGAACAACAGAAAGTCGCCTCCTGCGGTGCACGCGTGCGCGTCCCCACCGCCTGCGGCGGCTGCGAATACAACCCCAACGGCCTTGTCGACACGCAGAAGTCCGCGCTAGAGGTGGATCAGAAGCTGTTCGGGACTGCCACCGGCCACCACAAGTTCAAGGTCTGCTTCGCAGGCTGCCCCTTCGACTGTCCTAAGTCGGCCATTAACGACGTCGGTTTTCAGGGTGCGGTCTGGCCCAAACTCGATGTCGACGGCTGCATCGGCTGTGGCCTGTGTGCCAAGTCCTGCACGGAGGGGGCGCTCAGCATGGGCGCGGACAAGAAGCCGGTCTTCGATGCGGTCAAGTGCATCTACTGCGGCGACTGCATCAAGGTCTGCCCGACGGGCGCATGGAGCGCTGAGAAAAAGGGGTACACGGTAAGAATCGGCGGCAAATGGGGGCGTCGTCCCTTGGTCGGGACCCTCTTCGCCACCTTCGTCCCCGAAGAGCGCGTGGTGGACTTCATCACCTGCGTCCTCACCTGGTACCAGGAGAAGGCGGAGGGAGCCGGGCGCGTGCGCTTGGGAGACATCATCATCCGCGAAGGGTGGCAGTCTCTGTTGGAGCGCCTGCGTAGCGAATTCCCTCAGTACGTGGTTCAGCAAACTATTGCTCCGCAAGTCATCCAAACTCAGCTGCCGCTGCCCGGCCAGCAGGCTTAA
- a CDS encoding sulfurtransferase TusA family protein — MQTIDLRGVTCPTNFVMAKLELEDIETGTTIEFLLDDGEPAKNVPRSLKDEGHKLLGLQERDGYYVLTLEKGED; from the coding sequence ATGCAAACCATTGACCTCAGGGGTGTTACTTGCCCTACCAACTTCGTCATGGCTAAGCTGGAACTGGAGGACATCGAGACGGGCACCACCATCGAATTCCTGCTGGACGACGGCGAGCCGGCCAAGAATGTCCCCAGGAGCCTGAAGGACGAAGGGCACAAGCTGCTCGGCTTACAGGAAAGGGATGGGTACTACGTGCTCACGCTGGAAAAAGGCGAGGATTAA
- the mnmA gene encoding tRNA 2-thiouridine(34) synthase MnmA: MSGKKRVIVAMSGGVDSSVTAALLKEQGHDVIGVSLQLYERPEKTPSGGKTCCSLTDVMDAARVAKRLGIPFQVVDLRQRFKELVIDDFVSEYQAGRTPNPCARCNERIKFGLLLEMTASFDADLLATGHYARIEQDATNIYRLRKGLDPRKDQTYFLFGMNQQQLARTIFPVGHLEKPEVRQLATRFNLPVAQKQESQEICFIPDNDYVRFLEESGVSPREGEIVDHDGKALGHHDGIHRYTIGQRRGLGIAWKEPLYVTGLDPAKAQVVVGPKEELHRSHLLANQLTWTDTPITGSFRGTCSIRYRQQPVPCRAELCQDGRLRVDFDTPQTGVTPGQAVVFYDGDSVAGGGWIL, translated from the coding sequence ATGTCAGGTAAAAAACGAGTTATTGTGGCAATGAGCGGCGGCGTCGATTCATCGGTGACCGCCGCTCTTCTCAAAGAACAGGGACACGACGTCATCGGAGTCTCACTCCAGCTCTACGAGCGCCCCGAAAAGACGCCATCCGGCGGCAAAACCTGCTGTTCCCTAACCGACGTCATGGACGCCGCCCGCGTCGCCAAACGCCTCGGGATCCCATTCCAGGTAGTGGACCTGCGCCAGCGCTTCAAGGAACTGGTGATCGACGATTTCGTCTCGGAATACCAGGCGGGCAGAACCCCGAACCCCTGCGCACGTTGCAACGAGAGGATCAAGTTCGGCCTGCTCCTGGAGATGACCGCCTCCTTCGACGCCGACCTCCTCGCCACCGGGCACTACGCCCGCATCGAGCAGGACGCGACCAACATCTACCGGCTACGCAAAGGACTGGATCCCCGCAAAGACCAGACCTACTTCCTGTTCGGCATGAACCAGCAGCAACTGGCGCGCACCATCTTTCCTGTGGGACACCTGGAGAAGCCAGAGGTGCGGCAGCTCGCCACGCGCTTCAACCTCCCCGTGGCCCAAAAGCAGGAAAGCCAGGAGATCTGCTTCATCCCCGACAACGACTACGTCCGCTTCCTGGAAGAAAGCGGCGTCTCGCCGCGCGAAGGCGAGATCGTGGACCACGACGGCAAAGCGTTGGGGCACCACGACGGTATCCACCGCTACACCATCGGGCAGCGACGCGGATTGGGCATCGCCTGGAAGGAACCGCTCTACGTCACTGGTCTCGATCCCGCGAAGGCGCAGGTTGTGGTCGGGCCGAAAGAGGAACTGCACCGGAGCCACCTGCTGGCCAACCAGCTCACCTGGACCGACACCCCCATCACCGGCAGTTTCCGCGGCACCTGCAGCATCCGCTACCGGCAACAGCCGGTGCCTTGTCGTGCCGAACTGTGCCAGGACGGCAGGCTGCGGGTCGATTTCGACACGCCGCAGACAGGGGTGACCCCGGGGCAGGCCGTAGTTTTCTACGACGGCGACAGCGTGGCAGGCGGCGGCTGGATCCTCTAA
- the modC gene encoding molybdenum ABC transporter ATP-binding protein, with translation MELSMAVAKDFGAFDLNTDFTVTGEQVGVFGVSGSGKSTLVSLIAGLLEPDQGEIVLDSTCLFSSERGINLPPQERRVAIVFQDSCLFPHLSVEANLLYGYRRCPSRHRQIDVKALVSVLKLDGLLDRGVNRLSGGEKQRVALGRAILSNPRLLLMDESLSALDDALKLQIIHYLKRASERFRIPYLFISHSLLEIRLLTDQVLAMGGGRVLGQTTPEQLARERMGQSQVGYINVLQVEKLRKMGGLYVYRWGMEEIFVSAGNDEPMAVFELSSRDIILFTRHPEAVSARNLLKCTVMDTFPSGNKVGVELRCGHETLIAEVVVQAADDLAIQARTQVYAVIKASSFRRLS, from the coding sequence ATGGAATTGAGTATGGCGGTTGCCAAGGACTTCGGGGCCTTCGACCTGAACACGGACTTTACCGTGACGGGGGAGCAGGTTGGCGTCTTCGGTGTCTCCGGGAGCGGCAAATCAACCCTGGTCAGCCTGATCGCCGGGCTGCTCGAGCCTGACCAGGGGGAGATCGTCCTCGACAGTACCTGCCTGTTCAGCAGCGAGCGCGGCATCAACCTCCCCCCGCAGGAACGCCGGGTTGCCATCGTGTTCCAGGACAGCTGCCTGTTTCCGCACCTTAGCGTTGAGGCAAATCTGCTCTACGGCTACCGGCGCTGTCCGTCCCGACACCGGCAGATCGACGTCAAGGCACTGGTCTCCGTGCTCAAACTGGACGGTTTGCTTGACCGCGGGGTGAACCGTCTTTCCGGCGGCGAGAAGCAGCGGGTCGCCTTGGGGCGGGCGATACTCTCCAATCCGCGCCTGTTGCTCATGGACGAGTCCCTGTCCGCGCTCGACGACGCCCTCAAGTTGCAGATCATCCACTACTTGAAACGTGCCAGTGAAAGATTCCGGATTCCCTACCTTTTCATTTCTCATTCCCTGCTGGAGATACGGCTTTTGACCGACCAGGTGCTGGCCATGGGGGGCGGGAGGGTGCTCGGGCAGACTACGCCTGAACAACTGGCCCGCGAACGGATGGGGCAGAGCCAGGTGGGCTATATCAACGTGTTGCAGGTAGAGAAACTGCGCAAGATGGGGGGGCTGTACGTGTACCGGTGGGGGATGGAGGAGATCTTTGTTTCTGCGGGCAACGACGAGCCGATGGCGGTGTTCGAGCTTTCCTCGCGGGACATCATCCTGTTCACCAGGCATCCCGAGGCGGTCAGCGCCCGCAACCTCCTTAAGTGCACCGTGATGGACACCTTTCCCTCAGGAAACAAGGTGGGTGTTGAGCTGCGTTGTGGGCACGAAACGCTGATCGCGGAAGTGGTGGTTCAGGCAGCTGATGATCTTGCTATCCAGGCGAGAACCCAAGTTTACGCGGTCATCAAGGCCTCTTCCTTCCGCCGCCTTAGTTGA
- the modB gene encoding molybdate ABC transporter permease subunit — translation MPVLSSPDFDAISLSLKVAFTATLLSLPFGFLYAYLMTFFQFRGKVLLEVLVNLPLTLPPVVMGYLLLVALGNNGLLAPVLEPLGVRLIFTWKAAVLASALVGFPLLVRSIRLAMSSIDTRLIQASRTLGAGSLDSLLTVILPLSRNGVVAGSSLMFARSLGEFGATVIVAGNIPGITRTIPLAIYDYAGSPGGEQAALVLCAIAIVLSVLVLLVHESLTRKLARRQ, via the coding sequence ATGCCGGTTCTGAGCAGTCCCGATTTCGATGCTATCAGCCTCTCCCTCAAGGTCGCCTTCACCGCGACCCTGCTCAGTCTCCCGTTCGGTTTCCTCTACGCCTATCTGATGACCTTCTTCCAGTTCAGGGGGAAGGTGCTCCTCGAAGTGCTGGTGAACCTCCCGCTCACGCTGCCCCCGGTGGTCATGGGCTACCTGCTCCTGGTGGCCTTGGGTAACAACGGCCTGCTTGCCCCCGTGCTGGAGCCTCTCGGCGTGCGCCTCATCTTCACCTGGAAGGCAGCCGTCCTGGCTTCTGCGCTGGTAGGCTTCCCCCTGCTGGTGCGCTCCATTCGCCTTGCCATGTCATCGATCGACACCCGCCTGATACAGGCATCGCGCACCTTGGGCGCCGGCTCCCTGGACTCGCTGCTGACCGTCATCCTCCCCTTGTCCCGGAACGGCGTCGTGGCCGGATCGTCGCTCATGTTCGCGCGCAGCTTGGGCGAATTCGGGGCGACTGTCATCGTTGCCGGGAACATACCCGGTATTACCCGCACCATCCCGCTTGCCATCTACGATTATGCCGGTTCCCCGGGAGGCGAGCAGGCCGCGCTGGTGCTGTGTGCCATTGCCATCGTCCTCTCGGTACTCGTACTGCTGGTGCACGAGAGCCTTACCAGGAAGCTTGCCAGGAGGCAGTGA
- a CDS encoding tyrosine-protein phosphatase, whose amino-acid sequence MGSDFVDYHCHLLPALDDGAVDVKESLDMARTLSSFGFGTVHCTPHLIRGGYENDPGRVVRAVHLMQRRLDDEGISLRLVPGNEHYLDQYLPEMLPKALRAGGSRYLLVEVPFHSGPDLLRPMVQTFAGHGLSPLIAHPERCSAFDPVRPAVGLRGVLSLVLGKEPELDLEHAEIVELKRLGCRFQGNIGSFAGYYGYEVRERALLFLRHGLYSCVGSDGHRSEKLWEMLVAGYAAIESVLGETETGELMRGVPLANGA is encoded by the coding sequence ATGGGGTCAGACTTCGTTGATTATCACTGCCATTTGCTTCCCGCGCTCGATGACGGCGCTGTCGATGTGAAAGAGTCGCTTGACATGGCGCGCACACTCTCAAGTTTCGGCTTCGGTACGGTGCACTGCACGCCGCACCTCATTCGCGGCGGCTATGAGAATGATCCGGGTCGCGTTGTCCGCGCCGTGCACCTCATGCAGCGGCGGCTTGATGACGAGGGAATCTCCCTGCGCCTTGTTCCCGGCAACGAACACTACCTGGACCAGTACCTGCCGGAGATGCTCCCGAAGGCGCTCAGGGCCGGGGGCTCCCGCTACCTGCTGGTTGAAGTTCCATTCCATTCCGGTCCTGACCTGCTGCGGCCCATGGTGCAAACCTTCGCCGGACACGGCCTCTCCCCACTCATCGCACACCCCGAGCGTTGCAGCGCCTTCGACCCGGTTCGGCCGGCAGTGGGGCTGCGCGGCGTGCTTTCCCTGGTGCTCGGCAAAGAGCCCGAACTCGACCTGGAGCATGCAGAGATCGTGGAACTCAAGCGACTGGGCTGTCGGTTCCAGGGCAATATCGGCAGTTTCGCCGGGTACTACGGTTACGAGGTGCGCGAACGCGCACTACTGTTTCTCAGGCACGGCCTGTATTCCTGCGTTGGCAGCGACGGACACCGCAGCGAGAAGCTGTGGGAGATGCTGGTGGCTGGATACGCCGCCATCGAATCGGTTCTGGGCGAAACAGAGACCGGCGAGTTGATGCGCGGCGTCCCCCTTGCCAACGGGGCCTGA